From a region of the Helianthus annuus cultivar XRQ/B chromosome 5, HanXRQr2.0-SUNRISE, whole genome shotgun sequence genome:
- the LOC110942427 gene encoding uncharacterized protein LOC110942427 isoform X4, whose product MENGVRFDDGSNLTERLANLSVGDGVNGCRSDVDNINGVNKSDGLFQVMKAVEAAEATIKQQMEENQRLRSELQKRDQELEDYLYPQFNVSGHGLVSTSESYLSNQVSNQIWRLG is encoded by the exons ATGGAAAATGGCGTAAGGTTTGATGACGGAAGCAATTTGACGGAACGGTTAGCGAATTTGAGTGTTGGTGATGGTGTTAATGGCTGTAGAAGTGACGTGGATAATATTAATGGCGTGAATAAGAGCGATGGATTGTTTCAGGTTATGAAAGCGGTTGAAGCTGCTGAAGCGACTATTAAACAAcag ATGGAAGAGAATCAAAGGCTGAGGTCTGAGCTTCAAAAGAGGGACCAGGAACTCGAAGACTAT TTGTATCCGCAGTTCAATGTGTCTGGACATGGGCTTGTGTCAACTTCTGAG TCGTACCTGTCTAATCAAGTAAGTAATCAGATTTGGAGGCTTGGATAG
- the LOC110942427 gene encoding uncharacterized protein LOC110942427 isoform X1: MENGVRFDDGSNLTERLANLSVGDGVNGCRSDVDNINGVNKSDGLFQVMKAVEAAEATIKQQMEENQRLRSELQKRDQELEDYLYPQFNVSGHGLVSTSELVSEMFWVNTVIRFDWMIVDPLLGNVMIGVWSSTVTIRERDSLKMRMVGRSGWMIVDPPLGNVMILVKVVPTFT, from the exons ATGGAAAATGGCGTAAGGTTTGATGACGGAAGCAATTTGACGGAACGGTTAGCGAATTTGAGTGTTGGTGATGGTGTTAATGGCTGTAGAAGTGACGTGGATAATATTAATGGCGTGAATAAGAGCGATGGATTGTTTCAGGTTATGAAAGCGGTTGAAGCTGCTGAAGCGACTATTAAACAAcag ATGGAAGAGAATCAAAGGCTGAGGTCTGAGCTTCAAAAGAGGGACCAGGAACTCGAAGACTAT TTGTATCCGCAGTTCAATGTGTCTGGACATGGGCTTGTGTCAACTTCTGAG TTGGTCTCAGAGATGTTTTGGGTCAACACGGTTATAAggtttgattggatgatcgttgATCCACTATTAGGCAATGTCATGATTGGAGTATGGAGTTCAACCGTTACCATCAGAGAAAGAGATTCACTCAAAATGAGAATGGTAGGTAGGTCTGGTTGGATGATCGTTGATCCACCATTAGGCAATGTCATGATTTTAGTGAAGGTAGTTCCAACTTTTACTTAA
- the LOC110942427 gene encoding uncharacterized protein LOC110942427 isoform X2: MENGVRFDDGSNLTERLANLSVGDGVNGCRSDVDNINGVNKSDGLFQVMKAVEAAEATIKQQMEENQRLRSELQKRDQELEDYFNVSGHGLVSTSELVSEMFWVNTVIRFDWMIVDPLLGNVMIGVWSSTVTIRERDSLKMRMVGRSGWMIVDPPLGNVMILVKVVPTFT, translated from the exons ATGGAAAATGGCGTAAGGTTTGATGACGGAAGCAATTTGACGGAACGGTTAGCGAATTTGAGTGTTGGTGATGGTGTTAATGGCTGTAGAAGTGACGTGGATAATATTAATGGCGTGAATAAGAGCGATGGATTGTTTCAGGTTATGAAAGCGGTTGAAGCTGCTGAAGCGACTATTAAACAAcag ATGGAAGAGAATCAAAGGCTGAGGTCTGAGCTTCAAAAGAGGGACCAGGAACTCGAAGACTAT TTCAATGTGTCTGGACATGGGCTTGTGTCAACTTCTGAG TTGGTCTCAGAGATGTTTTGGGTCAACACGGTTATAAggtttgattggatgatcgttgATCCACTATTAGGCAATGTCATGATTGGAGTATGGAGTTCAACCGTTACCATCAGAGAAAGAGATTCACTCAAAATGAGAATGGTAGGTAGGTCTGGTTGGATGATCGTTGATCCACCATTAGGCAATGTCATGATTTTAGTGAAGGTAGTTCCAACTTTTACTTAA
- the LOC110942427 gene encoding uncharacterized protein LOC110942427 isoform X5, which translates to MENGVRFDDGSNLTERLANLSVGDGVNGCRSDVDNINGVNKSDGLFQVMKAVEAAEATIKQQMEENQRLRSELQKRDQELEDYFNVSGHGLVSTSESYLSNQVSNQIWRLG; encoded by the exons ATGGAAAATGGCGTAAGGTTTGATGACGGAAGCAATTTGACGGAACGGTTAGCGAATTTGAGTGTTGGTGATGGTGTTAATGGCTGTAGAAGTGACGTGGATAATATTAATGGCGTGAATAAGAGCGATGGATTGTTTCAGGTTATGAAAGCGGTTGAAGCTGCTGAAGCGACTATTAAACAAcag ATGGAAGAGAATCAAAGGCTGAGGTCTGAGCTTCAAAAGAGGGACCAGGAACTCGAAGACTAT TTCAATGTGTCTGGACATGGGCTTGTGTCAACTTCTGAG TCGTACCTGTCTAATCAAGTAAGTAATCAGATTTGGAGGCTTGGATAG
- the LOC110942427 gene encoding uncharacterized protein LOC110942427 isoform X3, whose amino-acid sequence MENGVRFDDGSNLTERLANLSVGDGVNGCRSDVDNINGVNKSDGLFQVMKAVEAAEATIKQQMEENQRLRSELQKRDQELEDYLVSEMFWVNTVIRFDWMIVDPLLGNVMIGVWSSTVTIRERDSLKMRMVGRSGWMIVDPPLGNVMILVKVVPTFT is encoded by the exons ATGGAAAATGGCGTAAGGTTTGATGACGGAAGCAATTTGACGGAACGGTTAGCGAATTTGAGTGTTGGTGATGGTGTTAATGGCTGTAGAAGTGACGTGGATAATATTAATGGCGTGAATAAGAGCGATGGATTGTTTCAGGTTATGAAAGCGGTTGAAGCTGCTGAAGCGACTATTAAACAAcag ATGGAAGAGAATCAAAGGCTGAGGTCTGAGCTTCAAAAGAGGGACCAGGAACTCGAAGACTAT TTGGTCTCAGAGATGTTTTGGGTCAACACGGTTATAAggtttgattggatgatcgttgATCCACTATTAGGCAATGTCATGATTGGAGTATGGAGTTCAACCGTTACCATCAGAGAAAGAGATTCACTCAAAATGAGAATGGTAGGTAGGTCTGGTTGGATGATCGTTGATCCACCATTAGGCAATGTCATGATTTTAGTGAAGGTAGTTCCAACTTTTACTTAA